TGTAATAATTGTAATTTTAAGAAAGCCCAAAATAGCAATAATCTCCAACCTTCGAGTCCGTTTTTGGACTCAATTTTCTTATCAAAAACACTACAAAATTTCGAAATTTATCTTTTTATAACATAAATATGACCTTTCCAGCCCATTTGTTTTTCTTTAATAGCTTTTTTTTGCCCGCTAATAGAAAAAGAAAACAAAATGAAAAAGATTCTATTATTTATTGCTTTAGTTTTTTCAACTGTCATAATCGCACAAGAAAAAAACATCATTTCTATAGATTCCTGTTCATTAGCTAGAGAAAGTGTGCTATACAAGAAAAATGCCCATGCTTCTTATTATCACGATAAATTTAATGGAAGAAAAACAGCGAGTGGAAAAAGATTCAATAATAATGAGCTTACTGCTGCGCATAAAAAATTCCCTTTTGGCACAATACTAAAAATAACAAACGAGGAAAACAATAAATTCACGATCGTAGAAATTACGGATCGAGGACCTTTTGTTAATGGAAGAGAAATTGATCTAAGCAAAAGAGCTTTTATGGATATTGCATCTAATAAAAAAAGTGGCTTAGTTTATGTCACTATCGAGATTTTAAAATAAAAAGTTTTTCACACAACAAAATTAGATTCTTGTCTTTTTGAGGTAAGAACATCACTAAATTGTCCCAAAAACTTATTAAAAATTTTATTCATAACTAAAATTATTTTGTATCAAACACCCATGAAACCCCGATTAGGCAGACTTTCACAAATGTTAACAAAATAGATTTTCAGAAACCATAAATAATTGTATTTTTACGGTTCAAAATTCAGAAAATAAATGGGCAAAATCATTGCTATTGCTAATCAAAAAGGAGGCGTTGGAAAGACTACTACATCAGTAAATCTTGCTGCCTCATTAGGTGTTTTAGAGAAAAAAGTATTATTAATCGACGCTGATCCACAGGCCAATGCTACATCTGGTCTTGGAATTGACGTAGAAACAGTTGAAACCGGAACTTACCAAATACTTGAACATACTGTAACACCAAAAGAAGCCGTTTTAAAATGTACAGCTCCAAACGTAGATGTGATACCTGCTCACATTGACCTTGTTGCTATCGAAATTGAATTGGTTGACAAAGAAAACCGTGAATACATGCTTAAAAAAGCATTGGAAGAAGCAAAAGAAGAATATGATTATATCATTATCGACTGTGCACCTTCTTTAGGTTTGTTAACCTTGAATGCTTTAACAGCAGCAGATTCTGTAGTTATTCCTATTCAATGTGAATATTTTGCACTTGAAGGATTAGGAAAATTATTGAACACTATTAAGAGTATTCAAAAAATCCACAACCCAGATCTTGACATTGAAGGTCTATTACTAACAATGTACGATTCAAGATTACGTTTATCAAATCAGGTTGTAGAAGAAGTTCAAAAACACTTTAACGATATGGTTTTTGATACTGTAATTCAGCGAAATGTAAAACTAAGTGAGGCTCCAAGTTTTGGAGAAAGTATCATTAATTATGATGCAACAAGCAAAGGTGCCGTAAACTATATTCATTTAGCACAAGAAATTATAAAGAAAAACAGTAAATAGTTTTTATGACAAAAGTAATTAAAAAACAAGCCTTAGGAAGAGGATTATCTGCATTATTAAAAGATCCGGAAAACGACATCAAATCAGTAGAAGACAAAAATGCTGACAAAGTTGTTGGAAATATCATTGAGCTTGAAATAAGTGCGATTGAAATAAATCCATTTCAGCCTAGAAGCAATTTTAATGAAGAATCATTACGTGAATTAGCCACTTCTATTAAAGAATTGGGTGTAATTCAACCTATTACTGTTCGTAAATTAGATTTTAATAAATACCAGTTAATCTCTGGAGAACGTCGTCTTCGTGCGTCTAAATTAGTAGGCTTAACTCATGTTCCTGCTTATATCCGTATTGCAAATGACAACGAATCATTGGTTATGGCTTTGGTTGAAAACATCCAACGTCATGATTTAGATCCAATTGAGATTGCTTTATCATACCAACGTTTAATCGACGAAATTCAATTAACTCAAGAACAAATGAGTGAAAGAGTGGGGAAAAAACGTTCGACAATTGCCAACTATTTGCGTCTTTTAAAATTAGATCCGATTATCCAAACCGGTATTCGTGACGGTTTTATCAGTATGGGACACGGTAGAGCAATTATCAACATTGAAGATTTAGACGTTCAAACCGATATCTATCAAAAAATTGTTAGCCAAAATTTATCAGTTCGCGAAACAGAAGCTTTAGTTAAAAATTACCACGAAGGTTTACAGCCAAAAGCGGATGGAAAGCCAAAAGCGGATGCTGCATTCGTAGTTAGAGAAACTCAAAAAAACTCTTTCAACGATTATTTTGGTTCAAAAGTTGATATAAAAGTCGCTGGTAACGGAAAAGGAAAAATTACAATTCCATTTAATTCTGAAGCTGACTTTAATAGAATTATGAAATTAATAAACGGATAGTGAATAAAATTGTCCCCATTGGCCTATTGTTCTTTCTAACAGGAACCGTTTCTCTTTTTGCCCAGGTAAAAAAAGACACGGTTTTGGTCGTAAAAGACACCACATCATTAGAAGAAATAGACCCGCTTACACCAGCAAAAGCAGCTTTTTACTCTGCAGTTTTACCTGGTTTAGGTCAAGCATACAACAAAAAATACTGGAAAATTCCATTGGTTTACGGAGCAATCGGAACAAGTTTGTATTTCTACATAGACAACAATAAAAAATACCATGATTATCGTGACGCCTACAAACGAAGATTAGAAGGCTATAACGATGATAATTACAAATATCTGGATGATAGCCGACTTATTGCTGGACAAAAATTCTATCAAAGAAATAGAGATTTATCTGCTTTATTCGTTGTCGGATTCTATGTTTTAAACATAATCGATGCCAATGTTGACGCCGCATTGATACAATTTAACGTAAACGAAAGACTTTCAATGCGTCCAGAAATTTATCCTGCCGATGTAACATTCAAACCAAACGTTGGTCTAACTTTTAATTATAAGTTTTAATAGATTAAATTCTATATAAAAAATCAAAAAACAAATCATAATGAAAATTGCGCTTTTAGGATACGGAAAAATGGGTAAAGTAATCGAAAGAATTGCTTTAGAACGAGGTCATGAAATAGTTTTAAGGAAAGATGAATTTAACACCTATGACGGCCTTTCAACAGCCGATGTTGCCATCGATTTCAGTGTTCCATCAGCTGCAGTGAGCAACATTTCTGCATCTTTTAACGCTAATGTTCCTGTGGTATCAGGAACTACTGGATGGCTAGAACATTATGACGAAATGATTGCACTTTGCAATGAGAAAAAAGGAGGATTTATTTCAAGTTCGAACTTCAGCTTGGGAGTAAATATTTTCTTCGGACTAAATGAATATTTAGCTAAAATCATGAAGCAATTCGATTCTTATAAAGTTTCGATGGAAGAAATTCACCATATCCACAAACTTGATGCTCCAAGCGGAACAGCTATTTCTTTAGCTCAAGGCGTTATCCAAAACAGCGATTATGCAAATTGGACTATGGATGAAGCACAAGCAAACGAAATTCATATTGAAGCAAAAAGAATTGGAGAAGTACCTGGAACACATACTGTAAATTACGATTCTGCTATTGACAGTATCGAAATTAAACATACTGCTCATAACCGCGAAGGTTTTGCCCTTGGTGCTGTTGTTGCAGCAGAATGGCTAGCAGGAAAACAGGGAATTTTCTCTATGAAAGACGTACTAAACTTACAATAATTGACCAAAATTCAGGATTATTAAAAACTTGAATTTGAAACTTAAAATACAATATTATGACACTTTACTCTTGGTTCGTATTTTTCTTAGCCGTTCAAATTATTCATTTTCTTGGAACATGGAAATTGTATCAGGCAGCAGGAAGAAAAAGCTGGGAAGCAGCAATTCCGGTATACAATTCTATCGTTTTAATGAAGATTATCGGACGTCCAACGTGGTGGACATTACTGCTTTTTATTCCAATTATCAACTTGATTATGTTTCCAGTTGTATGGGTAGAAACCTTAAGAACTTTTAATAAAAGATCTGCTTTAGACACTTTTTTAGGACTTTTTACATTAGGCTTCTACATCTATTACGTAAACTATACTCAGAAATTAGAGTATCGTAAAGACAGAAGTTTAACTCCAGAAAACAAAACAGCAGACACTGTCAGCTCATTATTATTTGCCATTATAGTAGCAACTTTAGTTCATACTTATGTTGTACAGCCTTACACAATTCCAACATCATCTTTAGAAAAATCTTTATTGATTGGTGATTTCTTATTTGTAAGCAAATTAAACTACGGCCCTAGAGTTCCAATGACGACTGTTGCATTACCAATGGTTCATGACTCTATTCCTTTAACTAAAAGCAAATCATATTTAAGCTGGCCACAATTACCTTATTTTAGATTACCAGCTATTCAGAAAATAAACCGATGCGACATTGTCGTCTTCAACTGGCCCGTCGATACAGTTCACTATTTCTTTGAACCAAAAGGAAGACCGGGTGTTATCAAGCCAATTGATAAAAAATCAAACTATGTAAAAAGATGTGTTGGTATTCCTGGAGACAGCTTATCAATAAAAGACGGCTATGTTTTTATTAACGGGAAAAAGCTAGTTTTACCTGAAAGAGCAAAACCTCAGTACTCATACGCTGTAGCATTAGACGGAAAAACATCTATTGACTTTGAAACCATTTTCAAAGAATTAGATATTACTGATCCAGCAGGTTTTAGAACTGAAAAAAGAGATACTCTTTATTTAGGTGCATTAACAGAAGCTGGAGCAGAAAGATTTAAACACACTCCAGGAGTTACTGCTGTAATTAGAAAAGTTGACACAGGAGACAACAACGACATTTTCCCTCACATCAACAAATGGAACCAAGACAACATGGGACCTATTTACATTCCTGAAGCCGGAAAAACAGTTGCTCTAACAAATGAGTCTCTTCCTTTCTATAAAGAGATTATCACCAATTACGAAGGAAATACATTAGAATTGCAAGGTTCAAAATTCATAATCAACGGAAAACCTGCAACAACATACACCTTCAAACAAAACTATTACTGGATGATGGGAGACAACCGTCACAACTCTGAAGATAGCCGTTACTGGGGTTATGTTCCCGAAAATCATATTGTAGGAAAACCAGTTTTCATTTGGATGAGCTGGGATACTAACGGAAAAGGCATCAATAAAGTTCGCTGGAACCGAGTATTTACAACTGTAGATGGTGAAGGTCAACCGCAATCTTACTTCAAATACTTCTTAATTCTTCTAGCTATCTATTTTGTAGGAGATTTTATTTGGAAAAAAAGAAGAGAAAATAAAGCATAATTAAAAAAAAGTTATTTTTGTGTCAGGTTTCAAGTTTCACGTTTTTTACGTCAACTTGAAACCTGAAACTTTTAAACTTGAAACAAAACGAAATGAATTCCTTAATACTTCCGACCTATTTTCCCTCTATTAGTCATTTTGCAGTTATTGCGCAATCTGAAACAATTACATTCGAAATGGAGGATAATTTTCAGAAACAGACCAATAGAAATAGAACTTACATCTATAGTCCAAATGGAATTCAATTATTAAATATCCCTGTTAAGCATTCTAAAGCGACACATCAGAAAACAAAAGACGTTTTGATCGAAAACGAATTTGATTGGCAGAAACAGCATTTTAAATCGCTTGAAGCAGCATATAGAAGCTCTCCGTTCTTCGAGTACTTTGAAGATGACATCGCTCCTATTTTTGAAAAAAAACACCAATTTTTAATGGATTTAAACTTCGAAGTTTTAGATATTGTAACTAAATGTCTTCGTATGAAATTAGAATTTGGGAAAACAACAGAATATTTTCACGAAGTAAATGATTTTACCGATTTCAGATATTTGGCAAATGGTAAAAAAGATGAAAATTCTTTTGAAAAATACACTCAGGTTTTTGATGACAAACATGGCTTCATCAACAATTTAAGTGTTTTAGATTTACTTTTTAACGAAGGTAAATTTGCAATGGATTATCTAAAAACACAAAAAATCATATAAATTATTTTTTAAGTTATCCATTACGAATTCTCGTATCACCATAACTTTCGGCTTTTGACTTTCGGCTTTCAACTTTTGACTTCCTATTAACAAATCATTCGACCAAAAGCCTTGTCATTATTGGATAATGATCTGAGTTTTCGAAATCAGAGAAACTTTCAAATTGCTTTACTTTCATTTTACTGTCTGTAAAAATATAGTCAATTCTTGCAGGATAATATTTGAATTTATAAGTAGCACCAAAACCTTCTCCCGCTTCTTCAAAAGCATCTTTTAGCTTGCCTTTAATACTTCTATAAACATAAGAAAACGGACTGTTATTCATGTCGCCACAAATAATAATCGGATAAGTGCATTTCTTAATATGCTCTTTAAAAATTTCAGCCTGTTCTTGCTGCTGTGTGAATCCTTTACTGATTCTAGCATAAATACGCTGTGATTTTTTCTGATTTACATTATCAATATCATCAGAAATCTCGCTTACATCTGGAGATATCTTAATAGATTGCAAGTGCATATTATAGACACGAATAATATCTTTTCCGCGCTTAATATCTGCATAAACAACATTATTATCTGATTTAGGAAAAACAATCTTTCCTTCGTCTATAATAGGAAATTTAGAAAAAATAGCCTGCCCCGTTTTAATTTTTTTACCATCAATAAAAATATAACGGTGTGGATATACTTTTAGATCTAAATGAGCAGAATTTGAGTATTCTTGAATACATAGAATATCTGGATCTTTTTCGTCGATAAAAGATTTAATATTGGACGGGATATCATCGCGGTCCAGCCATTTAAAGACATTAAACAGACGCACATTATAACTCATTACAGAGAAATCTTTTTCGTCTTTCACATACTCTTTTCCAGAAAACTTATAAAACTTACTAATGAATGTAATTCCTGTTAGCAAAACCAAACCAGACAAAATAAGGCGTTTTTTAAACTGAATTCCCCAATAGATAAAGAACAATATATTGGCCACAAAAAAGGCTGGCATAAACAAAGTAAGCACCGATAAAAGCGGAAAACTTTTAGGTGCTAAAAAAGGTAAAACATAGACGCTAAATGTAAGCACAGTCAGCACTATGTTCAAAAAGAACATTATTTTATTAAACCAAGAAAGGTTTTTCATATTTATTTCCTACAAGTTTATTTTCCAGCTTTAAATAAAAACTCTTTTTCTTCTTTTGTCAAGCAGTCGTATCCCGACTGGCTTATTTTGTCTAAAATTTCATCAATCTGTTGCTGCGTTTTATCTTTCGTAACAATTCTTGATGTGGTTTTTTCTGTAGGTTTTCTGTAATTTTTATGAACTTTTGTAAATGGGGTCGTAGGAGATTTTTTAAAAAGATTCGCAAAGAAATCTAAAGTTTTAGAAACGATAGTACTTAAATCGATACCGTTTTGCAGCAATTTAATATAAATAAATCCGAAGAAGGCACCGGCTAGATGCGAAATATGCCCGCCCATGTTTCCAAGACGAAACTGCATCAAATCTAAAATTATAATAACAGCAGTAATATGCCAGAGCTTTACGTTTCCAAATAGAAACAAGCGAACATTCATTAGCGGAGAATAAGTTGTTGTAGCAACCAAAATTGCCATGATGGCAGCAGATGCACCAACAATTGAGCCACCAATATTAGACAAATAAAAACTCAGCGCAAAAGCCACTCCTGCAAAAAGAGCACTTAAAAGATATAATCCTAAATATTGCTTTTGAGTAAAATACGTGAGAAACAAAGAGCTTGCAAAATTAAGCACCATCATATTAAACAACAAATGCAAAAATCCATCATGAAAGAAAGCGTATGTTAAAAGAGTCCAAGGTTTAAACATAAAAACCTGAGGATCTGAAGACAAAGCTACCCAGCTCGGAAAATCAAACAGGCCATTTGAATAGTTGTAGAAGAAAATAAGTGATACAATAAAACATGCTATATTCCAATACATAACACGCATGGCTATGCCTCCTAATCTATATTGTAATTTTAAATCGTCTAAAATATTCATAGAAACTCTTTTGTTTTAGAATTCGTACTTTAAAGTTAAAAATTAATTCCAACGGTTGTTATTAAACTGATTTTTTTTCCAGTACCACATCATTAAAAAACCAGTAATTGCACCTCCAACGTGGGCAAAATGCGCTATACCTGTACCGCCACCGCCAAACAGAGAAGTACCTTTAACACCTAAAAATAAATCCATTAATAAAAGCCCAGGAACAAAGTATTTAGCTTTGATTGGAACTGGGATAAACAAAAGTGCCAATTCTGCATTAGGAAACATAAAGGCAAAAGCAGTCAGCAAACCGTAAATAGCACCAGAAGCCCCAACAACAGTTCCAATGTAAGCACTTGTAAATCCATCAAATTGGGCTGGATTTACTAAACTTTGCCATCTCGTATCTATTTTTCCCTGACTTAAAATATTTAAGATATCAGCTTTATGAAATCCGTTTGCTGTCAATATATTAATTGTATCCTCAAAAAAGTAATAATTTACCGCTGTATGAAGCAATGCTGAACCCAAACCACAAGAGATGTAAAAAAACAAAAACTTTTTACCTCCCCAAAAATGCTCTAAAGCAGATCCAAACGAAACCAATGCAAACATATTAAACGCAATATGCATAATTCCGCCATGCATAAACATATGAGTAATAGGCTGCCATACGCGAAAACTTGGATTTTCCGGGAAGAACATCGCAAAATACTCGTAAGATATTGGCACTAACTGAGAACCAATAAAAAATATAATATTAATAATAAGCAGTTGTTTAACTACTGGAGTCATATTCATCATAAAGCAAACTTTTTATCTATATCTTCGACACGCATGGTGATGAAGGTAGGTTTTTGAAAAGGTGAAATATTCGGATCTTTACAGGCAAACAATCCGTTTACTAAATTATCTTGTTCTTTTTCGGTTAAATAAGACCCTGTTTTAACCGCTAAACTTTTAGCCATTGACTTGGCAATTGTATCGTTCTGACTGTAGCTGTTCGCTGGAATTCCGTCTTGCAAATCGCTTAATAATTGTTCGATTACCTGCGAAACTTCACTTTCTGTAATATTTACAGGAATTCCAGAAATTACAACATGATCGGTTTTGCTTTCATCAAAAACAAACCCAGTAGTTTCTAAAGAAGGTTTTAATTCTTCGATTAATTCCATTTCAGATGCCGAATAAAACAGATCTAAAGGAAAAAGCAACTGCTGGCTCGAAGCTTGATTAACGGTCATATTCAGCAAAAATTGTTCGTACAAAATTCTCTGATGCGCACGCTGTTGATCCACAATAATCATTCCTGATTTTATTGGCGAAACGATATATTTTTTATGAATTTGATACGTTTTCTGAGTAGATTGTTCTACATCTTCATCATTAAACAAAGAAGAAGTCACTTCTTCATTTTCGAATGTGAATGGCGAACTTTCTATACTTTCTGGATTTTCGACATCTAAACCAACATATAAACTTTCCCAGCTTGTGGTTGGCTCTACCCTTTTGGAATACCCAGAATACGATGTTCCAGAAGATGATGATCCCGACGAAGATGAAAAAGAAGACCCCGAACTATATCCTGATGATCCCGAAGCTGCTTTACTATAATGCTGATTGGTTTTATCGTCAGTAAACGGATTAAAAGTTCCATCCACCTGAATTGTAGGCACTTCTGCTTCAATATTTTTATAATGATAAGGCGTATCTAAATTAGCATCACGGTCAAAATCTAAAACTGGAGCAACATTAAACTGCCCTAAACTGTGCTTGATAGACGCTCTTAAAATAGCATACAAGGCCTGCTCATCATCAAACTTAATTTCCGTTTTAGTTGGATGTATATTGATATCAATTGTATTTGGCGGAACCTGCAGATATAAGAAATAACTGGGCTGAGAACCATCTTTAAGCAATCCGTCGTATGCAGACATTACAGCATGATGCAAGAAACTGCTTTTTATAAATCTATCGTTTACAAAAAAGAACTGTTCTCCTCTATTTTTCTTAGCAAATTCAGGTTTACATACAAAACCTTGAACGTTTATAATTTCGGTATCCTCGTTTACAGGAACCAATTTTTCATTCGTTTTTCCAGACATAATACCAACAATTCGCTGGCGATATCCTGCTGCAGGAAGATTGTACATCTCACTTCCGTTATGATAAAAACTAAAATGAATATTAGGATGTGCCAATGCTACACGCTGGAACTCATCCATCACGTGACGAAATTCAACCGTATCGGACTTTAAGAAATTACGGCGAGCTGGAATATTAAAAAACAAGTTTTTAACCGCAAATGAAGTTCCTTTTGGCAAAACAGCCACTTCTTGCGAAACAAATTTACTTCCCTCAATTACAATATGCGTTCCAAGTTCATCCTGATCCTGTTTCGTTTTCATTTCCATGTGCGCAATCGCCGCAATAGAGGCCAAAGCCTCTCCACGGAAACCTTTTGTTCCAAGTGAAAATAAATCTTCTGCTTGGCGGATTTTGGAAGTAGCATGACGGGCAAAACACAAACGGGCATCTGTAACGGTCATTCCAACACCATTATCAATTACCTGAACTAGCGATTTACCAGCATCTTTTATAATTAATTTGATATCAGTTGCTTTGGCGTCAACAGCATTTTCTAACAATTCTTTTACGACTGAAGCTGGTCTTTGAACCACTTCTCCAGCAGCAATTTGGTTAGCAACGTGATCAGGAAGCAATTGAATAATACTCGACATTAAGCAAAAATAATTTTAAAGTTTAGATTAGGTTTTTTATAAACCAAGAAGTACAAATTTAGT
The Flavobacterium humidisoli DNA segment above includes these coding regions:
- a CDS encoding ParA family protein — translated: MGKIIAIANQKGGVGKTTTSVNLAASLGVLEKKVLLIDADPQANATSGLGIDVETVETGTYQILEHTVTPKEAVLKCTAPNVDVIPAHIDLVAIEIELVDKENREYMLKKALEEAKEEYDYIIIDCAPSLGLLTLNALTAADSVVIPIQCEYFALEGLGKLLNTIKSIQKIHNPDLDIEGLLLTMYDSRLRLSNQVVEEVQKHFNDMVFDTVIQRNVKLSEAPSFGESIINYDATSKGAVNYIHLAQEIIKKNSK
- a CDS encoding WbqC family protein; this encodes MNSLILPTYFPSISHFAVIAQSETITFEMEDNFQKQTNRNRTYIYSPNGIQLLNIPVKHSKATHQKTKDVLIENEFDWQKQHFKSLEAAYRSSPFFEYFEDDIAPIFEKKHQFLMDLNFEVLDIVTKCLRMKLEFGKTTEYFHEVNDFTDFRYLANGKKDENSFEKYTQVFDDKHGFINNLSVLDLLFNEGKFAMDYLKTQKII
- a CDS encoding DUF5683 domain-containing protein, encoding MNKIVPIGLLFFLTGTVSLFAQVKKDTVLVVKDTTSLEEIDPLTPAKAAFYSAVLPGLGQAYNKKYWKIPLVYGAIGTSLYFYIDNNKKYHDYRDAYKRRLEGYNDDNYKYLDDSRLIAGQKFYQRNRDLSALFVVGFYVLNIIDANVDAALIQFNVNERLSMRPEIYPADVTFKPNVGLTFNYKF
- a CDS encoding rhomboid family intramembrane serine protease; the encoded protein is MMNMTPVVKQLLIINIIFFIGSQLVPISYEYFAMFFPENPSFRVWQPITHMFMHGGIMHIAFNMFALVSFGSALEHFWGGKKFLFFYISCGLGSALLHTAVNYYFFEDTINILTANGFHKADILNILSQGKIDTRWQSLVNPAQFDGFTSAYIGTVVGASGAIYGLLTAFAFMFPNAELALLFIPVPIKAKYFVPGLLLMDLFLGVKGTSLFGGGGTGIAHFAHVGGAITGFLMMWYWKKNQFNNNRWN
- a CDS encoding septal ring lytic transglycosylase RlpA family protein yields the protein MKKILLFIALVFSTVIIAQEKNIISIDSCSLARESVLYKKNAHASYYHDKFNGRKTASGKRFNNNELTAAHKKFPFGTILKITNEENNKFTIVEITDRGPFVNGREIDLSKRAFMDIASNKKSGLVYVTIEILK
- a CDS encoding endonuclease/exonuclease/phosphatase family protein produces the protein MKNLSWFNKIMFFLNIVLTVLTFSVYVLPFLAPKSFPLLSVLTLFMPAFFVANILFFIYWGIQFKKRLILSGLVLLTGITFISKFYKFSGKEYVKDEKDFSVMSYNVRLFNVFKWLDRDDIPSNIKSFIDEKDPDILCIQEYSNSAHLDLKVYPHRYIFIDGKKIKTGQAIFSKFPIIDEGKIVFPKSDNNVVYADIKRGKDIIRVYNMHLQSIKISPDVSEISDDIDNVNQKKSQRIYARISKGFTQQQEQAEIFKEHIKKCTYPIIICGDMNNSPFSYVYRSIKGKLKDAFEEAGEGFGATYKFKYYPARIDYIFTDSKMKVKQFESFSDFENSDHYPIMTRLLVE
- the lepB gene encoding signal peptidase I is translated as MTLYSWFVFFLAVQIIHFLGTWKLYQAAGRKSWEAAIPVYNSIVLMKIIGRPTWWTLLLFIPIINLIMFPVVWVETLRTFNKRSALDTFLGLFTLGFYIYYVNYTQKLEYRKDRSLTPENKTADTVSSLLFAIIVATLVHTYVVQPYTIPTSSLEKSLLIGDFLFVSKLNYGPRVPMTTVALPMVHDSIPLTKSKSYLSWPQLPYFRLPAIQKINRCDIVVFNWPVDTVHYFFEPKGRPGVIKPIDKKSNYVKRCVGIPGDSLSIKDGYVFINGKKLVLPERAKPQYSYAVALDGKTSIDFETIFKELDITDPAGFRTEKRDTLYLGALTEAGAERFKHTPGVTAVIRKVDTGDNNDIFPHINKWNQDNMGPIYIPEAGKTVALTNESLPFYKEIITNYEGNTLELQGSKFIINGKPATTYTFKQNYYWMMGDNRHNSEDSRYWGYVPENHIVGKPVFIWMSWDTNGKGINKVRWNRVFTTVDGEGQPQSYFKYFLILLAIYFVGDFIWKKRRENKA
- a CDS encoding ParB/RepB/Spo0J family partition protein, yielding MTKVIKKQALGRGLSALLKDPENDIKSVEDKNADKVVGNIIELEISAIEINPFQPRSNFNEESLRELATSIKELGVIQPITVRKLDFNKYQLISGERRLRASKLVGLTHVPAYIRIANDNESLVMALVENIQRHDLDPIEIALSYQRLIDEIQLTQEQMSERVGKKRSTIANYLRLLKLDPIIQTGIRDGFISMGHGRAIINIEDLDVQTDIYQKIVSQNLSVRETEALVKNYHEGLQPKADGKPKADAAFVVRETQKNSFNDYFGSKVDIKVAGNGKGKITIPFNSEADFNRIMKLING
- the mutL gene encoding DNA mismatch repair endonuclease MutL, with product MSSIIQLLPDHVANQIAAGEVVQRPASVVKELLENAVDAKATDIKLIIKDAGKSLVQVIDNGVGMTVTDARLCFARHATSKIRQAEDLFSLGTKGFRGEALASIAAIAHMEMKTKQDQDELGTHIVIEGSKFVSQEVAVLPKGTSFAVKNLFFNIPARRNFLKSDTVEFRHVMDEFQRVALAHPNIHFSFYHNGSEMYNLPAAGYRQRIVGIMSGKTNEKLVPVNEDTEIINVQGFVCKPEFAKKNRGEQFFFVNDRFIKSSFLHHAVMSAYDGLLKDGSQPSYFLYLQVPPNTIDINIHPTKTEIKFDDEQALYAILRASIKHSLGQFNVAPVLDFDRDANLDTPYHYKNIEAEVPTIQVDGTFNPFTDDKTNQHYSKAASGSSGYSSGSSFSSSSGSSSSGTSYSGYSKRVEPTTSWESLYVGLDVENPESIESSPFTFENEEVTSSLFNDEDVEQSTQKTYQIHKKYIVSPIKSGMIIVDQQRAHQRILYEQFLLNMTVNQASSQQLLFPLDLFYSASEMELIEELKPSLETTGFVFDESKTDHVVISGIPVNITESEVSQVIEQLLSDLQDGIPANSYSQNDTIAKSMAKSLAVKTGSYLTEKEQDNLVNGLFACKDPNISPFQKPTFITMRVEDIDKKFAL
- a CDS encoding rhomboid family intramembrane serine protease — its product is MNILDDLKLQYRLGGIAMRVMYWNIACFIVSLIFFYNYSNGLFDFPSWVALSSDPQVFMFKPWTLLTYAFFHDGFLHLLFNMMVLNFASSLFLTYFTQKQYLGLYLLSALFAGVAFALSFYLSNIGGSIVGASAAIMAILVATTTYSPLMNVRLFLFGNVKLWHITAVIIILDLMQFRLGNMGGHISHLAGAFFGFIYIKLLQNGIDLSTIVSKTLDFFANLFKKSPTTPFTKVHKNYRKPTEKTTSRIVTKDKTQQQIDEILDKISQSGYDCLTKEEKEFLFKAGK